The Nitrososphaerota archaeon genome includes a window with the following:
- the pcn gene encoding proliferating cell nuclear antigen (pcna) has translation MVFVAKSASAAEWRVVAKAVSTLVEEATFEASAEGISFRAMDPSHVALIDLFWPNSAFEKYECDKQFRFTVRVADFAKLLSRADPKDSVEVSSKDEGKLTIRFSNSYTREFSINLLESPAQPTPLPKITFNAKLMLTGATLQQILSDISAISDHITIEVSKERVTFAGRSEQGTASATLDRRSPEILELTLNQSEPAKATYSIEYLLNITKAAGSQQQPVILEYSTKMPLRLEFKLGDQGGKIGFYLAPRVEEK, from the coding sequence ATGGTCTTTGTGGCTAAGTCTGCTTCTGCTGCTGAGTGGCGAGTTGTAGCCAAGGCTGTCTCTACGCTTGTTGAGGAGGCTACGTTCGAGGCTTCGGCTGAGGGGATTTCGTTTAGGGCTATGGATCCGAGCCACGTAGCTTTGATCGACCTCTTCTGGCCTAACTCTGCCTTCGAGAAGTATGAGTGCGATAAGCAGTTCAGATTCACGGTTAGGGTTGCCGACTTCGCCAAGCTCCTCAGCAGAGCAGATCCGAAGGATAGCGTTGAGGTCTCGTCTAAAGATGAAGGTAAGCTAACGATTAGGTTCTCAAACTCCTACACCAGAGAGTTCAGCATAAACCTACTTGAGTCGCCGGCTCAACCAACTCCTTTGCCTAAGATAACCTTTAACGCTAAGCTTATGTTAACTGGTGCGACACTTCAGCAGATCTTGAGCGATATCTCAGCGATCTCAGATCACATCACCATAGAGGTGAGCAAAGAAAGGGTAACATTCGCAGGGAGAAGCGAGCAAGGCACAGCCTCGGCCACCCTAGACCGGAGAAGTCCCGAGATCCTCGAATTGACCTTAAACCAAAGCGAGCCGGCTAAAGCGACCTACAGCATAGAATACCTCCTTAACATAACGAAAGCAGCGGGCTCACAGCAGCAACCAGTTATATTAGAGTACTCGACTAAGATGCCCCTCAGGCTAGAATTCAAATTAGGTGATCAAGGCGGAAAGATTGGATTCTACCTTGCACCTAGGGTAGAAGAGAAGTAG